A region from the Phaenicophaeus curvirostris isolate KB17595 chromosome 3, BPBGC_Pcur_1.0, whole genome shotgun sequence genome encodes:
- the LOC138718550 gene encoding forkhead box protein J1-like, protein MAEGWLSHEETGKDRGQEGSRRDSDDVDDSLPNLTWLLDFSIISASMGNSSCCPSSPDPHSCQGIPSFAAPCSPLGTDQLCMEMPQTPRMPISSSSWMTEHHVVSTHPQLTAGIDYQTNPYIKPPYSYATLICMAMEASKEPHVTLSDIYKWITDNFCYFRQADPVWQNSIRHNLSSNKRFIKVPREKDKPGRGGFWKLDPQYIEQLKSGAFKKQRMRPVQIHPASTAKAQQEAQRGASLAASACASNKVLSVNLESQLLLKEFEECLGNQNWNPVDGKRGLKRKQPLPKQTAKACRLSNSALLSQEEQTQLGSLKGDSDPSLNREVSTFGDLELLSPVSLKTLNLELMAQGHHFECPQGPEQVLTESSQNSLSLDESFVATSFLQHLCDEGTSDLSNSANAEQLFEVNDASVIADVSNWITLDSLL, encoded by the exons ATGGCTGAGGGGTGGCTGAGCCAcgaggagacagggaaggacagagggcaggagggcagcaggagagactcGGACGATGTGGACGACAGCCTGCCCAACCTGACGTggctgctggacttctccatcatCAGCGCTAGCATGGgcaactcctcctgctgccccagcagcccggacccccacagctgtcagggcatccccagctttgctgcacCGTGCTCACCCCTGGGCACTGACCAACTGTGCATGGAAATGCCCCAAACTCCACGcatgcccatctcctcctccagctggatgaCGGAGCACCACGTTGTGTCCACGCACCCTCAGCTGACGGCGGGTATTGACTACCAGACCAACCCCTACATCAAACCACCCTATTCTTATGCCACCCTCATCTGCATGGCGATGGAAGCCAGCAAGGAGCCCCACGTCACCCTCTCTGACATCTACAAGTGGATTACCGACAACTTCTGCTACTTCCGTCAAGCTGATCCCGTGTGGCAG AACTCCATCCGGCACAACCTCTCCTCAAACAAGCGCTTCATCAAGGTGCCTCGAGAGAAGGACAAGCCAGGGAGAGGTGGCTTTTGGAAGCTTGACCCGCAATACATTGAGCAGCTCAAGAGCGGtgccttcaaaaagcagaggatgcgCCCAGTGCAGATCCACCCAGCCTCCACTGCGAAAGCCCAGCAAGAAGCACAGCGTGGTGCCTCCCTGGCTGCTTCAGCTTGTGCCTCCAATAAAGTCCTCTCTGTCAACCTggagtcacagctgctgctgaaagagtttGAAGAATGTCTTGGCAACCAGAACTGGAATCCAGTGGATGGCAAAAGAGGGCTCAAGCGCAAGCAGCCCTTGCccaagcaaacagccaaagcgTGTCGGCTTTCCAATTCCGCCTTgctgagccaggaggagcagaccCAGCTGGGATCCCTGAAAGGGGACTCTGACCCCAGCCTGAACAGAGAGGTCTCCACTTTTGGGGATCTGGAGCTCTTATCTCCAGTCAGCCTCAAAACGCTCAACCTGGAGTTGATGGCACAAGGGCACCACTTTGAATGTCCCCAGGGGCCGGAGCAGGTCCTCACTGAGTCCTCCCAGAACAGCCTGAGCCTGGACGAAAGCTTCGTGgccacttctttcctgcagcatctctgtgatgaAGGGACAAGCGATCTCTCAAATTCTGCCAATGCGGAGCAGTTGTTTGAAGTCAACGACGCCTCTGTAATAGCGGATGTCAGCAACTGGATCACTCTGGATTCCCTCTTGTAA
- the LOC138718551 gene encoding forkhead box protein J1-like, which translates to MAEGWLSHEETGKDRGQEGSRRDLDDVDDSLPNLTWLLDFSIISASVGNSSCCPSSPDPHSCQDIPSFAAPCSPLGTDQLCMEMPQTPRMPISSSSWMTEHHVVSTHPQLTAGIDYQTNPYIKPPYSYATLICMAMEASKEPHVTLSDIYKWITDNYCYFRQADPVWQNSIRHNLSSNKHFIKVPREKDKPGRGGFWKLDPQYVEQLKSGAFKKQRMRPVQIHPASTAKAQQEAQRGASLAASACASNKVLSVNLESQLLLKEFEEGLGNQNWNPVDGKRGLKRKQPLPKQTAKACRLSNSALLSQEEQTQLGSLKGDSDPSLNREVSTFGDLELLSPVSLKTLNLELMAQGHHFECPQGPEQVLTESSQNSLSLDESFVATSFLQHLCDEGTSDLLSNSANAEQLFEVSDASVIADESNWITLDSLL; encoded by the exons ATGGCTGAGGGGTGGCTGAGCCAcgaggagacagggaaggacagagggcaggagggcagcaggagagacttGGACGATGTGGACGACAGCCTGCCCAACCTGACGTggctgctggacttctccatcatCAGCGCTAGCGTGGgcaactcctcctgctgccccagcagcccggacccccacagctgtcaggacatccccagctttgctgcacCGTGCTCACCCCTGGGCACTGACCAACTGTGCATGGAAATGCCCCAAACTCCACGcatgcccatctcctcctccagctggatgaCGGAGCACCACGTTGTGTCCACGCACCCTCAGCTGACGGCGGGTATTGACTACCAGACCAACCCCTACATCAAACCACCCTATTCTTATGCCACCCTCATCTGCATGGCGATGGAAGCCAGCAAGGAGCCCCACGTCACCCTCTCTGACATCTACAAGTGGATTACCGACAACTACTGCTACTTCCGTCAAGCTGATCCCGTGTGGCAG aacTCCATCCGGCACAACCTCTCCTCAAACAAGCACTTCATCAAGGTGCCTCGAGAGAAGGACAAGCCAGGGAGAGGTGGCTTTTGGAAGCTTGACCCGCAATACGTTGAGCAGCTCAAGAGCGGtgccttcaaaaagcagaggatgcgCCCAGTGCAGATCCACCCAGCCTCCACTGCGAAAGCCCAGCAAGAAGCACAGCGTGGTGCCTCCCTGGCTGCTTCAGCTTGTGCCTCCAATAAAGTCCTCTCTGTCAACCTggagtcacagctgctgctgaaagagtttGAAGAAGGTCTTGGCAACCAGAACTGGAATCCAGTGGATGGCAAAAGAGGGCTCAAGCGCAAGCAGCCCTTGCccaagcaaacagccaaagcgTGTCGGCTTTCCAATTCCGCCTTgctgagccaggaggagcagaccCAGCTGGGATCCCTGAAAGGGGACTCTGACCCCAGCCTGAACAGAGAGGTCTCCACTTTTGGGGATCTGGAGCTCTTATCTCCAGTCAGCCTCAAAACGCTCAACCTGGAGTTGATGGCACAAGGGCACCACTTTGAATGTCCCCAGGGGCCGGAGCAGGTCCTCACTGAGTCCTCCCAGAACAGCCTGAGCCTGGACGAAAGCTTCGTGgccacttctttcctgcagcatctctgtgatgaAGGGACAAGCGATCTCCTCTCAAATTCTGCCAATGCGGAGCAGTTGTTTGAAGTCAGCGATGCATCTGTAATAGCGGATGAGAGCAACTGGATCACTCTGGATTCCCTCTTGTAA